A stretch of DNA from Sebastes fasciatus isolate fSebFas1 chromosome 16, fSebFas1.pri, whole genome shotgun sequence:
CACTACGTTCTTCTTGCATCTGACCAATCCGTCTGGAACGGAGGAGAGAAAGCTGTGTAAGGCCGACTCTAAGCTTGAGGAGTCCTGGTCGGCCTCGCGTCGCGGGTGAGACACTGTGGAGCGGCGTTTGGTTGAAAGACGCACACTATTGGTTGAAAGACGCACACTATTGGATGAAAGACGCACACTCTCCTTCCGCTTGCgcctctgctctgctgcctctCGCTCTTGGTTCTCCTACAGCCGTGTCAAGGGAGAATATATTCAAGTAAGATACAACACTAATGACACAAGGGGTCAGGAGGACAGCACTTGTCAAAATTAAAgtggcagaatgtttttggcatcattgggcaagaatcccataataacctttcagcatattgtaattcaagtgttctgagagaaaactagacttctgcagactcctcatggctctgttttcaggctttaaaaaaaatctatcctgtgacgggagactttggctaatcacaggtcatttcagagagagagaatgttcctattggctgtataTTCAACGGTGACAGCTCTCAATcattcgcaaactccgatcaaatggtcaaacaaggcagcgctgatcaaataagaatcaatattctgttactgtaatgcctatttctcacctcaaatgttttcagaaacatcttgtagtgtgccgggtcacaaactttctcattttacagctaaacagcatgctacaagatgtttctgaaaacatttgaggcgagaaataggcattacagtaacagaatattgattcatatttgatcagcgccgcctagtttgaccgtttgatcagagtttgtgaatgattgacagctgctcagagacggcaaggctcaagctcggctgtgattggttgtttgcctcctctggtctgtgaaatcttgcagatgccattaggagcaccggaggacacaggggcatatgatttttttcagattacctgtctcatgcactactgtcaggatatagtgaccgttttataaaaataacttttttaatcatatctgctccaattctacccactgcagctttaaaagtaCTCAACATTAAACCATTAAAGCTTCCTTTAAAGTGACCCTTCAATACAAAGCAATGGCATCATTTTTCCCTGTGATGCGGTTTATTCCATAGCACGTAAGTTTTTATgtacattatttctattcttaCCTGTACAGCAGTTTCAAACCGCTTGCAAAAGGAATGAAAGATGGAGCAGCACTCCCCCAGTTTGAAGGTAGCCGGGTCTTCACAGAAGTACTCAGCGACAGCGTCGCTCAGGGCCTTTAGCTCCTGAAGAGACAAATCCACATCTGCCAGCTTGGCCTCAGCCCTCTGAggaatgaaaacataaaaaaaggtttaaagCAGAGAAATGCAGAGTGTAGACTGACTGAAGTATTCCCAAGCTCAGTTGGTGCTTTTGCACAATATAAAGGTCAAACAACGAGGGGAAACTTTACCAAGAAAAATGTCTCCATTTGTTGTAAGAGGCCAGGCTGTCTGCTGTTGTACAATTTCACTTCCTTGACCTTCTTGACTTCCCTCTCAAAGTCTGTGATGACCTCCTCTTTACAAATCCTGTATTGGCAGGCGACAGTTACACATTGACATAACACAAAATTGTGCAACATACCAACAAGATACAGTATCAGATTGAAACAGATATGACAACATTTGAAGCTACACGCTCAGGTAAATCACCAAACAGATTGTCAGTGTACTCATGATAACCACCTCGATCCCATCCCGATGTGTTCAAGCTGGGTGTGAAAAGTGAGCAGCTCGCCATCGATGTCCTCTGCTTGCTGTGGGCGGAAGATAAAAGAGGTATAGAGCAATAGTGAGTAAAaaagatggagcaggagaataAATCAGTTACATAACTTTAGGTTTTCATGATTTCGCAGATATGTTCTTCATCCGTCTATCCACCCCAGGGCTCCTCCTCACCTTGGCAACGAAGTGCATGAGGTTCATGCCAGGCTTGTTGGCCTTGGTGTCGGCCAGCTTGAGCAAAGAGGTCATCCTGAAGCCAATGGCATTGGCACTGGTGCTGTAACCACCCTGAATAATAAATCAGTTGAATGGTCCATTCATCAGTATCATAAATGCTGAGTAAAAGGCACAAAGGGGGCAGCTTAAATGCATCAGATTGAATACAATAAGTAATAAAAGCATAATTCTTAAAGAAAAATACCAACAGCGTTCATGTAATTCCCGGCTTTTAATACCAGACGAATGACCGAGTGGAGGTCATCACAGTCCAACAGCTCTgaggggagagaagagaaagagattgAGACAAAGAATCCTTAATATAAACCTTGAATAATGAGAACTGGGCTGTGTAAAAACACATATCCAAGTTGGGATTGTTAGCAGCTTTGGTGGatgtgtgtgaaatgttacCATTAGCTGCTTTGGTCATGACAGCAACAGagttcttcacctcctccatgAGAGGGAAGAATTCCTCCCTCAGCACCATCGTTTTCAGCCGTTCCTCATAACTAAAGGCCAAACACAATAACAAATAGGGTTGGGACGATAACAGATTTTACCGAGATAAAAACACTCACAATACGTCAATCCaatatttccatttccattaTCGGGATAATCGGGAATCTCCTCACGAGTGACTTGAAAATGCGGTCTTGCTCGTTTCATCCTTTATTTATGCAGGGGACCTCATGATTTATAATTACCTTATTTaagattgtttgtttgttcttcaCTAAAAAGGATGTTCCCTAAAAAAAGATGTGTATCCTATCTGTAatgcaataaaagaaaaaaactgtttcTTAACTAAATGTAAGGTCAAGTGATTCCAGTATGTTTTAGTTCCATTTTAATAGTTTTAAGCACATTTGATGATAATCAGGATAATATTGTGAATCTAAATTATTTTGGCCaggataatataataatacccATACAATAGTTTGCACCACATGTAGTGTTTTAATTGTCTATCTCCACACTAGGTTTATGGGTGgctgtataaatgtatttttagagtaggtttttgtttttgtttctttcggCCGTTGTTGGCTGTAGGTAAGTAGGAGGTTTAAAGCTGGGTTAGGAAGcatgtttggttttgtttgttttatgattTGGCACCACCAGTAGCCCTTCCTTTGTTCCACGCCTCttaacttctttatgtttttgtactttggaGCAGCGGAAGCTCAAAGTTTTGTACTTTTGTGATAAAACCGTGCGCTAAAAAATAAATGGCAGTGTTTGCCCGACTACATTGTAAGTCTTGTTGCTTCCCTTATCCCTAGACATCTCAAGGGTTGTAACAAGTGACATGAAATTTTCCTATTGTCTCATGCCTATTAACAAAACTGCTACTTAGTTACTGCATTACCAGTTTTATTACCTGTTGTTAAGTCAAGAGACCTCTGGGTGAGGCAACATTTTCAAATTGAACAACAAATCACTAGAAATAATAACACAGGTTTCCTCAATGTACACACGTTTTGATGTGTTGTAAGTAAAGTCTGTGTGATAGgattataaaaataacaaaaaaaactgtactatacatttttttttactattcttttgttttcttttatgttgCAAATTTTTCACTCATTTGTTAGTTGGCTTGAGATTGCAAAGAACATTTCTTGAACTAACATGAAATCAAACATGTTATAAATGTTTTGAGTTATgccaaaacattaaaaaaaatgtttttggaaGACTCACCCCGCCACTTTGACCAGCTGCACCATGAACTGGTCGGCCTCAGGTAACACAGAGAGGTTCCCACTGAATGACAGCAGCTGCTTcacctgtgcacacacacgttTGATTCAACAAACAAGGATGACAGGTTTTCTTCATTCATTCCCTCTTACATAaattacgagattacatttgagaAAAAGGGAATTGGAGTCCGTATGTATCAGGTATTTAATCAGCAGTGTTGTAGTCCTCGAGTTCGGTCTcaagaccactttttgaaggtcCTGGTCTCGTCTCGGAATCTACCGCATTTTTACTCGGCCTCAGACAACGAgggattttatttcaagaccgGTCAAGACCAAAACTGCGGGTACATCACTAAATTGCCTGGGCTTTGTCTGATTTGTTTATTGACATCATTACTGTGATAATGATGTGCTCATAAAAAACAAAGGACAATTGAACAAATGGGAATGTGGCtctttcagatcaatttgaggagtgcctccgtggtttgcatgttccacaagtcaagaccaagtccAAGGTAGGTCTTTAATAATGAAGGTAAATGATGAACTTTAGGtcaatatttttattctttcaaatggaggaaaatgtCAAATCTAATCTCAGGACAAATTCCAAGACAATTAATGTTCATTAGGCTCATTTTATGCATATAGAACCAAAGTGGAAAGATGAGAAGGGCCCAGTGGAGCGGTTGTTACCTCCCTTTCTTCTGGCAGCAGTTTACAAAGCTCTATCAGTTTGCCTGTCCCAAATCTGAGCCAGTTCCCTTGACGAATGTCCTGCACCATTTCTGTCACCGGCCTGCAGAGGGAGACAAAAGACAACAGTAACAAAAACAGCACTTGTGCTGcattacagatttttttttttacattcactAACATCCTTTTGTCCAATCTGTagtcacatttttaaaactctaaAACATAATCAGCACAACATCCGTCTGAATGTTCAAAACCATAAATATAGTAAAAAGCCTCTACTtctgcaacaacagcagctcaaACACGACATTAAAACAGCTGATTAGCACATTACTGTAAGTTGTGTAAAATAGAGTGCCAGGGGTGGATAAGGCATGCCAAGTGTTTTCTATGCGAGGTGCATAGCTAGAGACAACATAAGATTTGAGGTGGATGACAATATGTGGCCAAATGCTGAAGAATGTATAGATTAGACCAAGACTGTATTTTTGTACATTGTATAAAGTAAAGATGATTCATTCACTTTTTAGATAGTATGTTGCCAGAAATGCACACATTCAAGACTCAACCCCAAAATGTACTTTAGTGGTTTACAGTAAAAGGAaactttattataaaaaatgatGGCTTTCATATTGTCTATTGTTTGCAGGTGGAACTCAGCTTTAATCAACTATTTGGCTAATTGTGTGATGTAGGTGTGTTGCTGAGTttagaaaaaagtcttaaaatctTAAGTATAGGTAAACGCTTGTTagcatttgtaaaaaaaaaactgacaagtCCTGCCATAATCAACAGGACTATTCAAACATGATTAGTCACAAATTACAGAGACCTAAAACCTGCTTGAGTGCGGTTGTCCACCAGATGAGCTCCATGCCCTGCtttatgttttctattttaagtTGCTGGTGCAGACCACTGCCTGATGTGAGTAAGCCCCTGAGGTATTGCATTGAAGTGGTGGGAAACCTCTACAGTGCATGTACAGTAAGACTAGAGAGGAGGCTTCTACACAGCACATCAGTCACCAGGTCAAACCCTGAAGACAAAAAATGACCTAACATTGCtgtcatgaaaataataatgttaatttagtAGCTAATTGCATTCAAAAAGTTGTTGGCCGGCGACCGACTATCAGATATTGGATGTTGCGGCTTCCCGGGTGACCTCTGCTAACACCACGACTACAAAATCACCCATATCTCTAATAGCACTTCACATTAAAACAAGGATTTTCAATTGTCCAACAAATGCTTTCAAATAGCGTCACCAGGTGCATTTTCGTCACTACCACACGGAAGCAGACGCAATTTGAATTAAACTAACAGGCTAAAGCAGACACCAGCTGTTAACATACATTGATGGTTCATTTGATATTCAAAGTGAGGGCTGAGTGAAAGTGACATCATATTGATGAGGTTCAGACAGAAACTGGCTCCAGTGCTGAAAAAGTTTACATGTTTAGGTCATTTAAAGTAACTAAACTTTGTAGAATTACAATTTGGATGTCAAAAACTAAATGAATCTCTAAAATTTGAACATCAAAAAAGCACAATGGTTGGTAAAAggtaaaaaatttaaatacattatttattcatcaagTATCAAGGGATCTAAATAtgatattaaatataatttgtGCATTAATAAAACAGCAATTTACACAGCATGTGCATTTTTTGTTGTACTTCCATTATCATGAAAAGCATGATCACTAACTTTATCAtaattaagttatttgctaGGTTGATATAAATGCATATCAATgcataaatagcattatttttattttttatttttacatttattctattaaaagggtaacttcagtacttttcaacctggaccctattttcccatgtttttatgtctaactgactaacagGGACAACAACTCCTGAAATTGGTcgagtattgagggagaacgctgtagacggcagctgctcagagGCTGCAATATgatgctattggggcaagctggcaccgtaatttacgtccactaaaagtgcttgttttttccatgagaggctctgattgttactataagtgtctgacattatggaaagagtctcgctcaaggagaagtctcattctgaaatctagcgaggtgacgtgttgtcggaagacaatggtggaatagtggaatacatccagagtttgttgtgttggagtacagaaagtgtagcttagtgttatctaaaagattttcaatgtcatggctgaatatttagatgtttTCGACAACGTGggtgaggtctttgaattcaatCGCCGCCTGTATTTATTGGAGCAAGAACAtgcggatattcagatttcccaacgagacttctccttgagagggacttggacacaataacaaacggaccagatcaagtgaaaggtaagaaaaatgtttcatttctctgtagagtcctttccataatgttgtcagacaggccggtcagtggcaaaaacattACATAACATTGCTCACATGCCTTCACAGCTTGTTTTGCAGCTGCCGGTTgcagcgttatccctcaatactggaccaatttcagaaattgttgttcctattagtcacttagacacaaaaaacatgggaaaatagggtccaggttgaaaagtactgaagttaccctttaatagaAGTTCCTATTCCTACAACAAGCAATTATTGCCCTGTTGCTACACTAGAAACTGTATTTTATAAAGAAACAACTACATGGAAAGAATCATATATGCAGTTACATTACACTAGTAatccaacatggctgctgggtgtATCCTCCCTTTCCCCCCTATCTGCTCAGCCTCACCCACTGGGTCAGCACTAGGCTTTCCTATCATTTAAGTGTTAATAAAGTGCACGTCCTCAAATGACGTTTAAAAAGGCATTTCCATTAATTTGAATATTGTCCGCTGAGATAAAGAGCCTGCTAGTTGGGTAATGATTAGCGCAGTGGAAGTGACTAAAGTGTCAAGAGATGTTTTTTCCTGACTGTGTTTGACATGAAAGCACCCTGCTCTGACTGCTGCTTACTGCAGGTCTTCCATTTGAAGTTCTGTTTGCATTTTCGTGGGTTCATTCTCTAAAATCACACTAATTTTCTTCTTTCAGATTGAAATTCGGCAATCCTTACCTCTTGAAATGTCTCAGGAAGATCCCAATATTCATGCTCTTTTTGGAGTCAAGGATTGTGACCTAAAGAGAAAAGGAACAaaatcattaaattaaaaaaaaaagtttcacctGTGTACAGCCATATTCAGATGAGAGGACAAATCTACACTTAACATTATATTTCACATAATCTATGAGGAAGCAAAAATGCTCCTAAACATAGTTTCACTACAGCAGTTCCTCATTGAGGACATGATTAGTGTTGAACTTTTAAAAATCAGTTCCTATTTGTCTGTTCATTACTTCCCTACACCCATAAAAACTCAGGATGCTCTGCATCAGTTACTGGAAATCAGCCTTTGTCATATTAATGTTCAAGTGCAACCCTATAGCTGTTTACCTGAGGTTCCGGTGGAAAGAGGTCCACACCATTACAGATGTTCAGACCCATAACCCTTGAGTTGCGCAGCGAGCCCCGTTTTTCTGCATGACTGAACAACTCCTCCATGCTCGGGATGTCCAGCACGATGTCCCTCTGAGGGCGCTTAGACGTCCACACATTCAATTTGCCCAAGACACGCTGGCTGGGGATGGTGTCCCAGTTTAGCTTCTTCATGGAACGTCGCTGGACATTATGAGACCCAAACGAAggcggaggcggaggaggaggaggaggaggaggaggaggaggaggaggaggaggtggtggtggtggtgctgctgctggtggtggtggtacaGCCGTAACACACATGGGAGGAGGCACAGGAGGAGATGACTGGAGATGTGAATCTTCTTTGGCGTCCgatgaaagaggaggagaggagtttTGAGAGGAACAGTTGGGAGGAGAAGCAGATTTTAAAATCAGCACTCCCTCCATCTGCATCTCTCAAGTCCAAAGATGATGGGAGGAGGAAGTATCCTGCTGTTAGCCACTCAGATCTGAGGAGATATAGAAATATACATAAGAAATGCAGTATTTCAGACAAAAAAGTGGATTAGTTTGGAACATGAAGATATGTATCAACAAAGTACATATCATATTTCTGTTCCATTTGTGAATCTGCTACTTCGTTGACAGGCTGCCCAAAAGGCCAGAGCCTATGTCATTTAGCAAAATGCTTTAATTTCTTTGTCAAAAATCCAACAACTTAAATATTTGATCAAAGGATAGCCTATATGAGTTACATTTCTTTTAGTTTCAGTTATTGTGAGTAACCTGTGAAATGGTTATATCCAAAGGCAGATAATGTAGTTTGTAAACATTGTGCCATCACTTCCTCAATCACAGATTTCATTATTATTCTACCTTCTACTTCTCTTCCTTGAACTATACAATACAGCATAACCTGTGCTCCATAAATAATGTCATCCCCTAAATTCTTCCATATGCAAAACGTCATTGAGAAAATAGCACTTTTTAATTCTTCCCTCTTCACAGCAAAGATGAATGCCTCACATAACTTGAATTATACTTTATATTACTTATAAGAGCCAAGTGGTGTATTCGGCTTCACATTTCATCCATGAAGCAATATATTCACATATAAAATGTTACTTCAAAATATGAGAGGAGGAAAGCTGTTGAAAGTAAGAGGCTAACCGACTAAAATCAATCAAATTAAACTGAAACATATCCTATTTGGTGAGATATTTGTACGCCGAATATAAAAGTTGACACAAGTGACTCTGAAAGTGTtgttaaaacatgttaaaacttGTCTGTGCGTTTCCAACAAATAAGACATCATTAATTTGACAATTTCTTAACGGAATTTCGCTGTCATTTCTTTGCATCCAATTAAGGGCTCACATCCTCACAGAACATAACAAATCAGCCACCATACAAAATGCAACGACCGGTGGCTCTTTAATAGACGCTGAACTTTCACCAAAGCACCGTTACAGATGTATTTTACTCACCGTGCTAGCTGTCATGTGAATCCTCAGTGTGATCTCGCCTCGTGTTCATGCAGACGAGCCTCctacagtcagtcagtgtgtctCACAGACAGCAGTCACAGGTGCAGGACAAAGCCTCCACCAATCACGGTCAAGTTAGCTTACAGGTAAGGGAACGCCCCTTTTAGGAAGAGGTGAGTAGAATGAATGATGGGTAACCACTTATCCACCAGGTGATCAACAAGGGTCAAACCACTTCTAATATTAACACAACATAATtctatataaatatgaatgtatGTACATGCTCTACATATCTTTATTTGGTTGCcgaattttaatttaaaacttTAACAAAGGTATGTCAAGCTGAGTATAGTAgcctattatttattattattagtgataataataataataataataataataatatatgtgtatacttatatgtatatgtgtgcatataggcatgtgtatatacacacacatacacatatatatataatataatatatatacatgtatagcaaaaataattctatatacatttatatataatatataaatatgaatgcatGTGCATGCTCTACATATCTTTATTTGGTTGCCGAATTCGAATTTAAAACTTTAGCAAAGGTATGTAAAGCTGAGTATAGTAgcctattatttattaataataataataataataataattttatatgtgtatatgtatatgtgtacatataggcatatgtgtatatacacacacatacatatgtatatatataatatatatagatataaatgtatagcaaaaataattctatataaatttatatataatatataaatatgaatgcatGTACATGCTCTACATATCTTCGAATCTCCAAATTCTAATTCAAAACTTTAACAAAGGCAGGTTAAGATGAGTATGGTAGCCTATTATATGAGAATACTAATACTACCATCTGctttctatctctctatctcttatATATGTAGACAGTATATGTATAgcctatatatacacatacatatactgtacagtatacagtatacacacacacacacatatacatatatatagacacaaatatatacatattagggctgtcaatcgattaaaatattttcatctgttcaaaatgtaccttaaagggagatttgtcaagtattcaatacttttatcatgggagtgggcaaatatgctgctttatgcaaatgtatgtatacatttattgatggaactcaattaacaacaaaacaatgacaaatattgtccagaaaccctcacaggtactgcatttagtataaaaaatatgctccaatcataacatggcaaggtcaagcccaacagacaacagctgtcagtgtgtcagtgtgctgacttgactatgacttgcccaaaactgcatgtgattatcataaagtgggcatgtctgtaaaggggagactcgtgggtacccatagaacccattttcattcacatatctagaggtcagaggtcaagggacccctttgaaaatggccatgccagtt
This window harbors:
- the fhdc3 gene encoding FH2 domain containing 3, translating into MQMEGVLILKSASPPNCSSQNSSPPLSSDAKEDSHLQSSPPVPPPMCVTAVPPPPAAAPPPPPPPPPPPPPPPPPPPPPPSFGSHNVQRRSMKKLNWDTIPSQRVLGKLNVWTSKRPQRDIVLDIPSMEELFSHAEKRGSLRNSRVMGLNICNGVDLFPPEPQVTILDSKKSMNIGIFLRHFKRPVTEMVQDIRQGNWLRFGTGKLIELCKLLPEEREVKQLLSFSGNLSVLPEADQFMVQLVKVAGYEERLKTMVLREEFFPLMEEVKNSVAVMTKAANELLDCDDLHSVIRLVLKAGNYMNAGGYSTSANAIGFRMTSLLKLADTKANKPGMNLMHFVAKQAEDIDGELLTFHTQLEHIGMGSRICKEEVITDFEREVKKVKEVKLYNSRQPGLLQQMETFFLRAEAKLADVDLSLQELKALSDAVAEYFCEDPATFKLGECCSIFHSFCKRFETAVQENQEREAAEQRRKRKESVRLSSNSVRLSTNSVRLSTKRRSTVSHPRREADQDSSSLESALHSFLSSVPDGLVRCKKNVVPTIKGSPSERSSQAVPSEEISEASPRTRQERPEKKHPKPQKEEGITAEVEEAETMRVITRKVLRYQNSKSNLDGDRDSGTPRRSERAQEAPATPSTPRPRTRDFFFANNGGERGSPWTIVSPFTCSQRNVSHINRQSPQLRPSSMPVGDDFDDGVWESGEGNYLPNSSSRDNPTSPSGGSSSLPECPSHTAVSKGPILRSVSMDETRQSPTSVFRLGDLFQRSTSQRSYSSGSRREEGAGVRERKTGNHVEGQASNSGLISFFRRIGGRSKLGDVEEKHFRGSNT